The segment GACCGTTGATGGTGAGGAAGAATTGACCATTCCAGCAGGCACACAGCCAGGAACAGTTCTGACCTTGGAAAATAAGGGAGTTCCTAAACTTGGAAATCCAGTCAGCCGAGGCGATCATTTGATCACGGTGTCAGTGGATATTCCAACGCGGATTACTCCTGAGGAGCGCGAATTGCTGGAGAAACTTGCAAAGATTCGCGGCGATCGTGTGGGAAAGGGCGGTGTTGAAGGTTTTATTGGGAAGATTTTTGGCGGATGAGTCAAGCAGAAGAAGCACTACAAATGGATTTACGCGGGACACCTTGCCCGATCAATTTTGTGCGGACGAAGTTGAAGTTAGAACAAATGGCAGAGGGAGCTTTGCTCGAAGTTTGGCTTGATCCGGGTGAGCCGATCGAGCAAGTTCCTGATAGCCTGACGATGGAAGGCTATACGGTTGAGAGCATCGAAGATCGATCGAGCTTTTTTGCGGTCAAAATTCGTCGCTGATCTTATGAGTTCTGATGACAAGGTTTTGGAAGAGGATCAGCCTGATCAGGAGCCATTAACAGGTACAGTTCTAGCAGTTCAAGCTAATTTTTATTGGGTACGGCTTCATCAAAAGAGCCTGCCTAAATCTCTGCTGCTCTGTACTCGACGCACTCGGTTAAAGAAAATCGGGCAACGCGTTATGGTGGGAGATCGGGTTTTAATTGAGGAACCAGATTGGAATGGCGATCGCGGCGCAATTTCTCAAGTCTTGCAAAGACAATCAGAATTAGACCGTCCGCCGATTGCCAATGTGGATCAGATTTTGCTCGTCTTTGCATTAGCATCTCCCACGATCGAGCCATATCAATTGAGCCGATTTTTGGTGAAGGCTGAATCGACAGGATTAGCCGTTAGCTTGGCGTTAAGTAAAAGCGATTTAGTTTCGCAGGATGAGCAGCAAGGATGGAAAGAACGTCTAGCTGAATGGGGCTATCAACCAATATTTATTAGCGTTCGTCAAAAATCTGGTTTAGATGAATTAAAGCAGTATTTAAACAACAAAATTACAGTCGCATCGGGTCCATCGGGTGTTGGAAAGTCGAGCTTAATTAATCAGATTATTCCAAGCGTTGATTTACGAGTTAATGCTGTTTCTGGCAAGTTAGAGAAAGGTCGGCATACTACGCGCCATGTCGAACTCTTTGAGTTACCAACGGGCGGATTATTAGCAGATACACCAGGATTTAATCAGCCTGATTTGTTTTGTTTGCCCCAGGAATTAGCACAATATTTTCCAGAGATACGGCAGAAATTAGCAGGAAAAAGCTGTCAGTTTAGTGATTGTTTACATCGAGATGAACCTGGATGTGCTGTGCGCGGGGATTGGGAGCGATATGAGCACTATTTAGATTTTTTGGAAGATGCGATCGCGTATGAAATTCAGGTTCATCAGCAAACTGATCCTGATGAAGCTTTAAAGCTTAAATCGAAAGGAAAAGGAACGCAGTTTGAGCCGCGTTTAGAAGCGAAGAAGTACCGTCGTGAATCGCGCAAAAATCAACAACAATCGCTGAGAAAATTAGACATTGAGAAATTAATGAAAAGTGAGGAAGACGAATAGTTGAGTTCGTTCAAGATTGAAATCCAGACTGATGATACGAAGTCTCCCTCGATAAACTGCATCATCTCGTTTCCTAGCTGACTGATTTTAAGTGATCGAGATTAAATTCTTGGGCACTCTGGCAAGGCAATGCTTGAGAGAAAAAAATGCAGTGGATTGACTTTCAGAAAACAATGCATCAGAGGTCGATTTTTTCAGAGCTAGATGAGACCCAGAAGCAGGCAAGGAATTTCAATCTTCGAGGGCATTCTTTAATCCGAGGTGTAGCTGGTTCTGGTAAATCTTTGGTGCTGCAACAAAGAGTGAAGAAATTGGTAGAAGAGAAGTTCGATCGTATTCTTGTTCTTTCCTACAATCGCTACATGCAAGGATGGATTGAATCAAACTTAACTTATCCTGTTGAATGTAGTACATTCCATCGTTGGGCGTTTCAAAATTTTCAATATCGCTATGTATCTGATCGAGCAAGAGAATCGAGACAAAAGTTGATTGAATTGGCACATCAATCGGATTTGAATTATCAAGCAATTCTAGTTGATGAAGCGCAAGATTTTTATGATGAATGGTTTCAAGCATTATTGAAAGTTCTCGATCGTCAAACGAATTCTCTATTCTTTGTTTATGACAATACTCAATCTATATATGGGCAGGAACATCGTCGGAGAAGCGGCTGGAGTTGGGCAAAACTAGGAATTGATGTTGTAG is part of the Leptolyngbya boryana PCC 6306 genome and harbors:
- the rsgA gene encoding small ribosomal subunit biogenesis GTPase RsgA gives rise to the protein MSSDDKVLEEDQPDQEPLTGTVLAVQANFYWVRLHQKSLPKSLLLCTRRTRLKKIGQRVMVGDRVLIEEPDWNGDRGAISQVLQRQSELDRPPIANVDQILLVFALASPTIEPYQLSRFLVKAESTGLAVSLALSKSDLVSQDEQQGWKERLAEWGYQPIFISVRQKSGLDELKQYLNNKITVASGPSGVGKSSLINQIIPSVDLRVNAVSGKLEKGRHTTRHVELFELPTGGLLADTPGFNQPDLFCLPQELAQYFPEIRQKLAGKSCQFSDCLHRDEPGCAVRGDWERYEHYLDFLEDAIAYEIQVHQQTDPDEALKLKSKGKGTQFEPRLEAKKYRRESRKNQQQSLRKLDIEKLMKSEEDE
- a CDS encoding sulfurtransferase TusA family protein; translated protein: MSQAEEALQMDLRGTPCPINFVRTKLKLEQMAEGALLEVWLDPGEPIEQVPDSLTMEGYTVESIEDRSSFFAVKIRR